The following proteins come from a genomic window of Nitrosopumilaceae archaeon AB1(1):
- a CDS encoding EF-Tu/IF-2/RF-3 family GTPase — protein MYSINFALLSNHDIATQFGKKGTSTDLTLYDKKDSDVLRTWIVPSGFPDKIQPLLQAINMSEYIIFYVNKLNRFTGEQIIALDSLNMTQGILCHSFDVDETKLLSMIRGTVLERYELVKQDDLKSHMMSFPQVSSDTNRNLQIIIDHSFEVKGVGTVVLGKVMTGQLKQYDNLVLLPSGKKVMVKSIQMHDDPCTVAQCPARVGLSLKGIKSTDINRGDILASCSLNVTKTFHLDLKKSPFYTKEISINQMCLVCVGLQIRFARFISISPVTIETERPLVLESDSICIVLKPESQTSRILGSGVIQHIEQ, from the coding sequence ATGTATTCCATAAATTTTGCCTTGTTGTCTAACCATGATATTGCAACTCAATTTGGTAAAAAAGGTACTAGTACTGATCTGACGCTATATGATAAAAAAGACTCTGACGTATTGCGTACATGGATTGTTCCAAGTGGATTTCCTGATAAAATTCAACCTCTGCTTCAGGCCATAAATATGTCTGAATATATCATTTTTTATGTAAATAAACTAAATCGTTTTACTGGTGAGCAAATAATTGCACTTGACTCCTTAAACATGACACAAGGTATTCTTTGTCATAGTTTTGATGTTGATGAAACAAAATTACTGTCTATGATTCGTGGAACTGTTTTAGAACGATATGAATTAGTGAAACAAGATGACTTGAAATCACATATGATGTCATTCCCACAAGTCTCTTCTGACACGAATAGAAACCTACAAATAATAATTGATCACTCTTTTGAGGTTAAAGGAGTTGGAACTGTTGTTCTTGGTAAAGTTATGACAGGACAATTAAAACAATATGATAACCTTGTATTATTGCCATCTGGTAAAAAAGTAATGGTAAAATCTATTCAGATGCATGATGATCCTTGTACAGTGGCGCAATGTCCTGCACGTGTAGGATTATCTCTCAAGGGAATAAAATCTACAGATATTAATCGTGGTGATATTTTAGCCTCTTGTTCTCTAAACGTGACAAAAACTTTTCATCTTGATTTGAAAAAAAGCCCATTTTATACCAAAGAGATTAGTATAAATCAAATGTGTCTTGTATGTGTTGGTTTGCAGATAAGATTTGCACGATTCATCTCTATATCCCCTGTGACAATTGAGACTGAGAGACCACTTGTTTTAGAATCTGATTCAATCTGTATTGTGTTGAAACCAGAATCTCAGACTAGTAGAATATTGGGTAGTGGCGTTATACAGCATATAGAGCAATGA